In the Populus trichocarpa isolate Nisqually-1 chromosome 1, P.trichocarpa_v4.1, whole genome shotgun sequence genome, CTTTTTAATCATTAACTCAAAATCCGGCTCGGCCAGTCAATCTTTGGCcctaaatgatatttttaaaaaaatattaagataacaatatatttaatcaatcgAGATTGACCTACCAAACTTACCACCCGAGTCTTGGTTTTGAGTGGATTTATTAATAAGTTCGTTCTTTAAACtagttattatttaattacataaggGAAATAAATAATCACAGTAAaacaaccaaataaaataaaatgaaaacactactacaattgttttatccacatcctttaatccttttttattttattaattttaattttaattttagacttCGAATGcccattataaaattataaaacgaAAAGCAGTCATATGGCATCCATTCGTACCAAAGTGCACAATTGAAGCAGAACCTAATAGAAggtaaaattactaaattacaaaaagaaaaggaaaattactACATCAATCACAATTCAGCTGGTAGCAATAATAGGAGAAGAAAGGGGGAGGAGAAAACACCAATCTGCCCATGCTAATCAaaaatggaaggaaaaaaacacatacAACTTGCGGTCTCTACTaacaccataaaaaatcaacaaggaAATCAGGCTTAGGCTTGGTCGAACTAAGCTAGGCACCATTGATGAAACTCAATAATTGCCAAGTTCATATAGTTGTTTTATCTATTTAGGTTTTCTGCCATTTATTGTTTCGGAAATTTTCTAAGAGATTCTAACTCTCGTATCTCAAACTTGTACAAACCAGATCCTTCTCAGATTCCCAGTCCACGACAGCTTCCTCGTGCTAACTTCTGCTGCAACAGATGTATGGGGTATCACAAAACAAAACGACAAGACAACAGCCATATGGAAATGTGCAGAAATCTCAGCTTTAGAGGGTAGTTGAacaaagcaagaaaacaaaaatcccaTTACCCCTCAAACCATAGTTGAACCAAAtccaaaataatgagaaacaagaCCCCAGTAAAAAGAATCTGCAGATGGTGCCAATctgaaaaactttaaaaaggGTAACCACCTCACAATTGGTTTTTTGAGTCAAGAACCTCtccggattttttttttcaaaaaacaaaaagaaaaggagagggtACAACTCAAAATGAGGAAGCACCAAAGAATACGCGAGCAAAACTTGCAAACTGGACAAATTAGTATTTTCAACTACTAAAgaggtttattgaaaattaaaatacaaaatatgatGTTCTGAAAGAAAAATCCCTAGATTTTCTATAGCAGAGAATTTATACAATTCCTAGGTTGTCTGTCAAAGGTGATACTAGCACCAGGTTAACAACCCCATTAAAAGCAACTCATCAAATAATTATCTTGATAATGATTCATACTTCTCGAGAGTTACGAGCAACCATAATGTTGAAAAAGAAGAGCACATATATTGACTATAAGGCCTAAAAAGCAATAGGGATCCCAAGATTAGTAAAATTTAGGAGCTTccatgcacttttttttttttaatacatgaaaAATCTACAGAACACTTGAAAAGGCACATTTTGCACAACAGGGCATCAAAACAGATCACAACAAAATGGTAACTGAAAGAGACATCAGGtcacatgtgtgtgtgtatatatatatatatatatatatatatatatatatatgcagtatATGTACAAGATCTCAATATCCAACCAAATCACGTTCTGATTAACTTGAGGGGAATACTACTAACCTGAAATTATCTATTTGGAGCCTGTAAGAACATCAAATATACCACAGCAACTCATCCACAATGTTCTTTCTGCTACTCGTGGACCACAAGCAAGAAGAGGCTGCAGATAAATTAAGCAAAGCAGAACATATTCACTTGTTAATGcaacaaattcaagaaaaagaatgaCAGGCCAATCTCATCAACATGAAGAGACAAACCTTATTTTCAGTACTTTGACGAGCATCAGtgtatttggttttttcttcaCCATTACCAGTTTCAGCAGAATGACTGACTGATGATACCAATGTTTTCCCTACATTTCCATATGCAGAAGAAGCAACCACATTTGCAGATGCCCTAACATTCTCATCTGAAATAGGAAAaactttatcttcatttttctttggcACTACAATAGCTGGTGAAACTTCAGCAATCTCATTGGATACAGGCAACAATTTGTCCTCATCATCCTCAAAACCAGATTCAACCACTTCCAGAACCTCTGGATTTTCAACTTGAGCAATCTCAATAACAACTTTTGCTGTCTCAGATATAGGCACCGCAGGATTAACCAAATCAGCAGAAGCAGTTTCCAAAACTGAATTACTATCAGCTTCCTTGACTGGTTTCTCATTTTCGGGGATCTGCTTCACCTCTTCAGAAAAAGaaccattttccttttcttcatcatTGGCTTCCTTCGATTTCTTCTCGAAAGCTTGAGACTCATTGCTGAAACTACTACTGCTAGAACTCCTGTCATCTTCATCATGAGATTCCTTAGAAGAATCAACATGCtcgataaaaacatttttactcTCCACATTTTGCTTAGAGTTCACTTCTCTCTCAATATTTACAGCAATGTTGTCCTCTGATTCAACTTTTAGGCTTCCTTCTGCATCCCCAGTGACTACCTCCATGGGCTTGTTCTGGTCGGCTAATGAGTCAGAAGGCAACGGGCCTCCCTTCTCAGATTCTCCATTCCCCTCATTAAATGGATGCTGGTGGTTGTGTTGGTCCTGTGATACAGGGGTACCAACCTCACCACCATCACTCTCTCTTTCATCATGGCTTTTTGGGTCATCATTTCCTGAAACCATTGATAAAACCACAAGAACTTACAGTTAGAAAAATGGTTAAAGAAAACGATTCCAATCAAATTTAAGGACAACAAAATGAACTAAGAAATGCTTATCAAACCAATATGTTTCTGTAATGAAAGGTAGGTGGGAACCCAATGATGGATTCGATAcatcaattcaataaataaaaaatgcatcaCTTTTACACTAGTGATAAGAGATCAACTAACGCTGTAACTCATAtccaatcaatttcataaaaaaaaaaaaaaaaactgttgcaAACAGAATGGCATGATGATTAAGCTGCAAGCAAGCATTTCAACTATACTCCAACAATATTCAAGCGAAGCAAGGAACCTCCATTAACAAATGTACAATACAATGAATTGATCGCTAAACTTaaccaaatttagaaaaaagttAAACATCAGGAAAACAGTGCTGTAGGTTAAAGTATCACAATCAAAATGTCAAAGAAATTCTTAAGCCTAAaacaccaggaaaaaaaaaaaaacacacccaCGCAATTCCAATCAAATCAAGCAAAACatgaaacataaacaaatacatCTAAtccaaatactaaaaaaaagaaaaacaagaattcaatcaaaacCAAGCTAAAAGAAGGACATGAAAAGATACCCATTAACCAGATTGCCagaaaaacaccaaaaccagtagataaaaaaaactatcaaactcGATCAACAAGGGATATCTACAGACTCGTTAACCCAGAATCcacaaaaacaccaaaactaCGACAACAGACCCAATCAAAACCAAAGGGTCATTGGTAAGTACCCATCACAAATTGCATGGAGAAATGCACCAATCCAATCAAACGCAATCAAAACAAGACTTGTCAACAAAAACCCATTACTCGGATTCAAATAACATACCTAGCAGGCTCAGTAAGTGAGTGCATGATCGAGTGACAGATTGGCAAGTGATGGGTTATTGTAGTAAAAAAGCGAAAACCCCttggacaattttgaaaaaagaaactacCTTGAGGATTGTTGGTACTGATTGAagagttgttgttgttgttggccTCCTGTTCCCTCCTTTTCTTGGCTGCTTTCCTCTTCTTAGCACCGGATGGCATGATTGATTTTAGCTTTAGCCCTTAATAACTCAATAATCTCTTTCTTGTGGGGCTGTCAAacccacacacacaaaaaaaaggatatGCACAGATCGTGGGTtgtctccctctctccctctctcactGTGGGCTTCGTATGTACACTAAACTGCAacgcaagaaaagaaaaggagcacCTGGTAGTAGTTAGCAGAGGTAAGGTATGAGGAGCAGAAGAGGATCGTGAAGACGATCTAATAACAGTAgttatttgtgatttg is a window encoding:
- the LOC18095274 gene encoding uncharacterized protein LOC18095274, with the translated sequence MPSGAKKRKAAKKRREQEANNNNNSSISTNNPQGNDDPKSHDERESDGGEVGTPVSQDQHNHQHPFNEGNGESEKGGPLPSDSLADQNKPMEVVTGDAEGSLKVESEDNIAVNIEREVNSKQNVESKNVFIEHVDSSKESHDEDDRSSSSSSFSNESQAFEKKSKEANDEEKENGSFSEEVKQIPENEKPVKEADSNSVLETASADLVNPAVPISETAKVVIEIAQVENPEVLEVVESGFEDDEDKLLPVSNEIAEVSPAIVVPKKNEDKVFPISDENVRASANVVASSAYGNVGKTLVSSVSHSAETGNGEEKTKYTDARQSTENKPLLACGPRVAERTLWMSCCGIFDVLTGSK